The proteins below are encoded in one region of Syngnathus acus chromosome 2, fSynAcu1.2, whole genome shotgun sequence:
- the srpk1a gene encoding SRSF protein kinase 1a isoform X1, with protein sequence MERKVLALQARKKRVKAKKTCKKQQANPRSRQQAQHEASPQEPEEPEEILGSDDEEQEDPNDYCKGGYHHVKVGDLYNGKYHVIRKLGWGHFSTVWLAWDIQMKRFVAMKVVKSAEHYTETAVDEIKLLKSVRNSDPDDPKREMVVQMLDDFKISGVNGTHVCMVFEVLGHHLLKWIIKSNYQGLPLPCVKSIIRQVLQGLDYLHTKCQIIHTDIKPENILMSVDEPYVRKLAAEATEWQRTGAPPPSGSAISTAPAPKQTVKMSKNKKKKLKKKQKRQAALLEKCIMDLEEMEKITETREEDDEVDEEPESPKGRACAPLKHMPLQDVGNQDAQESGVNVDGLAELNCNGHAESEQRLPRWREEDQHNGNVAEKKHHTISNGLDLKEELRTDIEGAHCSGVSARQVSAGLGEEPGENICQEREHDGSEENLQNGKQTAGSLLVNPLEPINADKIKVKIADLGNACWVHKHFTEDIQTRQYRSLEVLIGAGYSTPADIWSAACMAFELATGDYLFEPHSGEDYSRDEDHIALIIELLGSVPRKLILNGKYSKDFFTKKGDLKHITKLKPWGLLEVLVDKYEWPRQEAECFADFLLPMLELVPDKRATAAECLRHPWLAL encoded by the exons GCAGCAGGCAAATCCCAGAAGTCGTCAGCAGGCCCAACATGAAGCTTCGCCTCAGGAACCTGAAGAACCCGAGGAGATTCTGGGCTCTGACGATGAAGAGCAGGAGGATCCCAACGACTATTGCAAAG GCGGCTACCATCATGTAAAAGTAGGTGACCTTTACAATGGAAAGTATCATGTCATTCGGAAACTGGGCTGGGGACACTTCTCCACCGTGTGGCTCGCCTGGGACATCCA GATGAAGAGATTTGTTGCAATGAAAGTGGTCAAAAGTGCAGAACACTACACAGAAACTGCCGTGGATGAGATCAAACTTCTCAAGTCT GTGAGAAACTCAGACCCCGACGATCCTAAACGGGAGATGGTGGTCCAGATGTTGGACGACTTTAAGATTTCCGGCGTCAATGGAACTC ATGTCTGCATGGTATTTGAGGTTTTGGGGCATCACTTATTGAAGTGGATCATCAAATCCAATTACCAGGGTTTGCCTCTACCCTGTGTAAAGAGCATCATTAGACAG GTTCTTCAGGGCCTCGACtatttgcacacaaaatgTCAGATCATCCACACAGACATCAAGCCGGAGAATATCCTGATGAGCGTTGACGAGCCGTACGTCCGCAAGCTGGCGGCAGAAGCTACGGAATGGCAGCGGACGGGAGCGCCGCCTCCCTCGGGCTCAGCAA tTAGCACTGCACCTGCTCCAAAACAG ACtgtaaaaatgtccaaaaacaagaagaagaagttaaaaaagaaacaaaagcgaCAGGCGGCGTTGCTGGAAAAGTGCATCATGGACCTGGAGGAGATGGAGAAGATCACGGAGACTCGAGAGGAAGACGACGAGGTGGACGAGGAGCCCGAATCTCCAAAGGGCCGGGCCTGTGCTCCTCTGAAGCACATGCCTCTGCAGGATGTGGGGAACCAAGACGCACAAG AGAGCGGCGTGAATGTAGACGGGTTGGCCGAGCTGAACTGTAATGGACATGCCGAGTCGGAGCAGAGACTACCCCGGTGGAGGGAGGAAGACCAACATAATGGAAACGTTGCAGAGAAGAAACACCACACCATCTCAAACGGCTTGGACCTCAAGGAGGAGCTACGCACTGACATTGAAGGGGCACACTGCAGCGGGGTGTCTGCCAGGCAGGTGTCTGCCGGGCTGGGGGAGGAACCGGGGGAGAACATTTGTCAAGAGCGGGAACACGATGGAAGTGAGGAAAATCTGCAAAATG GCAAGCAAACGGCGGGATCCCTGCTCGTCAACCCCCTTGAGCCAATCAACGCAGACAAGATCAAGGTCAAGATTGCAGACCTGGGAAATGCCTGCTGGGTG CACAAGCACTTTACAGAAGACATCCAGACCCGGCAGTACCGCTCCTTAGAGGTACTCATTGGCGCCGGTTACAGCACACCGGCGGATATCTGGAGTGCAGCCTGCATG GCATTTGAACTCGCCACAGGAGACTACTTATTTGAACCACACTCTGGTGAAGATTATTCCAGAGATGAAG ATCATATAGCGCTGATCATTGAGCTGCTGGGGAGTGTCCCACGTAAACTCATATTGAATGGAAAATATTCCAAGGATTTTTTCACCAAGAaag GGGACTTAAAACACATCACCAAGCTGAAACCGTGGGGCCTGCTGGAGGTGCTGGTTGACAAGTACGAGTGGCCCCGGCAAGAGGCCGAGTGCTTCGCCGACTTCCTGCTCCCCATGCTGGAGCTGGTCCCCGACAAGAGAGCCACGGCGGCCGAGTGCCTGCGCCACCCTTGGCTGGCCCTCTAG
- the srpk1a gene encoding SRSF protein kinase 1a isoform X2: MERKVLALQARKKRVKAKKTCKKQQANPRSRQQAQHEASPQEPEEPEEILGSDDEEQEDPNDYCKGGYHHVKVGDLYNGKYHVIRKLGWGHFSTVWLAWDIQMKRFVAMKVVKSAEHYTETAVDEIKLLKSVRNSDPDDPKREMVVQMLDDFKISGVNGTHVCMVFEVLGHHLLKWIIKSNYQGLPLPCVKSIIRQVLQGLDYLHTKCQIIHTDIKPENILMSVDEPYVRKLAAEATEWQRTGAPPPSGSAISTAPAPKQTVKMSKNKKKKLKKKQKRQAALLEKCIMDLEEMEKITETREEDDEVDEEPESPKGRACAPLKHMPLQDVGNQDAQESGVNVDGLAELNCNGHAESEQRLPRWREEDQHNGNVAEKKHHTISNGLDLKEELRTDIEGAHCSGVSARQVSAGLGEEPGENICQEREHDGSEENLQNGKQTAGSLLVNPLEPINADKIKVKIADLGNACWVHKHFTEDIQTRQYRSLEVLIGAGYSTPADIWSAACMAFELATGDYLFEPHSGEDYSRDEDHLALMIELLGRVPRHYALSGKYSQEYFTKKGDLKHITKLKPWGLLEVLVDKYEWPRQEAECFADFLLPMLELVPDKRATAAECLRHPWLAL, from the exons GCAGCAGGCAAATCCCAGAAGTCGTCAGCAGGCCCAACATGAAGCTTCGCCTCAGGAACCTGAAGAACCCGAGGAGATTCTGGGCTCTGACGATGAAGAGCAGGAGGATCCCAACGACTATTGCAAAG GCGGCTACCATCATGTAAAAGTAGGTGACCTTTACAATGGAAAGTATCATGTCATTCGGAAACTGGGCTGGGGACACTTCTCCACCGTGTGGCTCGCCTGGGACATCCA GATGAAGAGATTTGTTGCAATGAAAGTGGTCAAAAGTGCAGAACACTACACAGAAACTGCCGTGGATGAGATCAAACTTCTCAAGTCT GTGAGAAACTCAGACCCCGACGATCCTAAACGGGAGATGGTGGTCCAGATGTTGGACGACTTTAAGATTTCCGGCGTCAATGGAACTC ATGTCTGCATGGTATTTGAGGTTTTGGGGCATCACTTATTGAAGTGGATCATCAAATCCAATTACCAGGGTTTGCCTCTACCCTGTGTAAAGAGCATCATTAGACAG GTTCTTCAGGGCCTCGACtatttgcacacaaaatgTCAGATCATCCACACAGACATCAAGCCGGAGAATATCCTGATGAGCGTTGACGAGCCGTACGTCCGCAAGCTGGCGGCAGAAGCTACGGAATGGCAGCGGACGGGAGCGCCGCCTCCCTCGGGCTCAGCAA tTAGCACTGCACCTGCTCCAAAACAG ACtgtaaaaatgtccaaaaacaagaagaagaagttaaaaaagaaacaaaagcgaCAGGCGGCGTTGCTGGAAAAGTGCATCATGGACCTGGAGGAGATGGAGAAGATCACGGAGACTCGAGAGGAAGACGACGAGGTGGACGAGGAGCCCGAATCTCCAAAGGGCCGGGCCTGTGCTCCTCTGAAGCACATGCCTCTGCAGGATGTGGGGAACCAAGACGCACAAG AGAGCGGCGTGAATGTAGACGGGTTGGCCGAGCTGAACTGTAATGGACATGCCGAGTCGGAGCAGAGACTACCCCGGTGGAGGGAGGAAGACCAACATAATGGAAACGTTGCAGAGAAGAAACACCACACCATCTCAAACGGCTTGGACCTCAAGGAGGAGCTACGCACTGACATTGAAGGGGCACACTGCAGCGGGGTGTCTGCCAGGCAGGTGTCTGCCGGGCTGGGGGAGGAACCGGGGGAGAACATTTGTCAAGAGCGGGAACACGATGGAAGTGAGGAAAATCTGCAAAATG GCAAGCAAACGGCGGGATCCCTGCTCGTCAACCCCCTTGAGCCAATCAACGCAGACAAGATCAAGGTCAAGATTGCAGACCTGGGAAATGCCTGCTGGGTG CACAAGCACTTTACAGAAGACATCCAGACCCGGCAGTACCGCTCCTTAGAGGTACTCATTGGCGCCGGTTACAGCACACCGGCGGATATCTGGAGTGCAGCCTGCATG GCATTTGAACTCGCCACAGGAGACTACTTATTTGAACCACACTCTGGTGAAGATTATTCCAGAGATGAAG ACCACCTTGCTCTCATGATCGAGTTGCTCGGTAGAGTTCCTCGCCACTATGCGCTGAGCGGGAAATACTCACAGGAATACTTCACAAAGAAAG GGGACTTAAAACACATCACCAAGCTGAAACCGTGGGGCCTGCTGGAGGTGCTGGTTGACAAGTACGAGTGGCCCCGGCAAGAGGCCGAGTGCTTCGCCGACTTCCTGCTCCCCATGCTGGAGCTGGTCCCCGACAAGAGAGCCACGGCGGCCGAGTGCCTGCGCCACCCTTGGCTGGCCCTCTAG